In one Musa acuminata AAA Group cultivar baxijiao chromosome BXJ2-5, Cavendish_Baxijiao_AAA, whole genome shotgun sequence genomic region, the following are encoded:
- the LOC103985638 gene encoding uncharacterized protein LOC103985638 isoform X1 yields MGEASKADEGRGGPMPEYERQRLSRIRENRSRLEALGISGLASSLLSPPPPPSKRQERREKAMKGAGRGRAVGDEDDDDYLPSDADQDDGGEGGGESSSLGEEEEEEQAEKKPSSVSRGKGKKRGSSKAAKVMKKGKTEPNDLTDSDTALKQAIALSLGEHMDPNEAVGGIPQNSGSSVADFGPYRKDKSSAHGPAGRRKSKIVNKSRVQLTEDEVDAYFFSFDEVGKGYITQQDLQKMAIAHDFSWTKSEIFNMIHCFDSDGDGKLSLKDFRAIVCRCKMIKDAAKH; encoded by the exons ATGGGAGAAGCATCGAAGGCGGACGAAGGCCGTGGCGGACCGATGCCCGAGTACGAGCGGCAAAGGCTCTCCAGGATACGAGAAAACCGATCGAGGCTCGAAGCCCTCGGCATCTCGGGACTCGCTTCCTCCCTCCtcagccctcctcctcctccctcgaaGCGCCAGGAAAGGAGGGAGAAGGCGATGAAAGGAGCAGGCCGGGGAAGAGCCGTCGGCGACGAGGATGACGACGATTACTTACCCTCTGATGCTGATCAAGATGATGGGGGAGAAGGCGGTGGGGAGAGTTCTTCCTTgggcgaagaggaggaggaggaacaagCGGAAAAGAAGCCTTCTTCTGTCTCGCGGGGAAAG GGAAAGAAAAGGGGTTCTTCAAAAGCAGCAAAAGTTATGAAAAAAGGTAAAACAGAACCTAACGATTTGACTGACAGTGATACAGCCTTAAAGCAG GCAATTGCTCTTTCATTGGGAGAACACATGGATCCAAATGAAGCTGTTGGTGGGATTCCTCAAAATTCTGGCAGTAGTGTAGCTGATTTTGGTCCTTATAGGAAAGATAAATCCAGTGCACATGGACCTGCCGGGAGAAGGAAGAGCAAGATTGTG AACAAGAGCAGAGTGCAACTAACTGAAGATGAAGTGGATGCTTACTTCTTTTCATTTGATG AAGTTGGTAAAGGCTACATCACGCAACAAGATCTACAGAAAATGGCCATTGCTCATGATTTTAGTTGGACAAAGAGTGAGATTTTCAATATGATCCATTGCTTTGACAGTGATGGAGATGGAAAG CTAAGTCTGAAGGACTTCCGAGCCATTGTATGTCGATGCAAGATGATTAAAGATGCCGCAAAACATTGA
- the LOC135612832 gene encoding scarecrow-like protein 27, giving the protein MRGLPFHDQGKRGLEAVNTILEGNQALFWVNKRPKLIIPEVVEPRSVLDHRSPSSPTSTATLSSSLGSGSSCDTAVVAAVSGNSANKCSLSDSRRGAVGKEEWAAELQPVPAGLDMGFVAGGERCGLGVEDWEVMLSETSAASHGREQTFLRWIMGDVEDPSAAGLKQQQLQLLLSQGPVDFPGNNGNLGFGILDPGIGLEPIGRILDDPSVSASTGSSSPLASNVTTGGGFSLGSSDSWVSQPLASTGVKGAISGDQAGSQLFSPQPPPGSTFSPILSLPPGMCFPNAMEDKPQFFGPELLVNQPLANSSPPFLLNVGQLEHQQLSHLLATQPKRHRPVVDHVPPKLPFLESGGSWDLFLRQQQSYPQQQQSPSFLQQRSVSPKVAALGDDATAAMATPPPQQQQLQKSVVDLLFETAKMVEACNFVGAHGILARLNHQLPSPLGKPLIRSAFYFKEALQLILSNRSNPVLPSTLTAQHQQSQISTAPLSTKWDVVHKLSAYKVFSEVSPIIQFSNFTCTQALLEELGGSDRIHIIDFDIGFGGQWSSFMQELALRRCSAAGPVRLLKITAFVPYRSQNNLDLCLVRDNLSHFASNVNIPLEFSVHSLDSFDPLKLLGAGGEAIAVNLPVGSVNLSFTALLRVVRQLSPRIVVSVDQGCNRSDLPFLQHFIHAFQSSMALMESIDACGINQDTASKIERFLLQPRIESSVLGRHRAADKMLPWRMHYTTTGFVPMQFSDFTETQAECLLKRVQVRGFHVEKCQASLCLYWQHKELVSVSAWRC; this is encoded by the coding sequence ATGAGGGGTTTGCCCTTTCATGACCAGGGGAAGAGGGGTTTAGAGGCAGTGAATACCATATTAGAAGGGAACCAAGCTCTCTTCTGGGTGAATAAGAGGCCAAAGTTGATAATCCCAGAGGTTGTGGAGCCAAGATCGGTACTTGATCACAGAAGCCCGAGTTCTCCCACCTCCACAGCCACACTGTCTTCTTCTCTAGGAAGCGGCAGCTCCTGCGACACCGCCGTAGTGGCGGCGGTCTCCGGCAACTCCGCCAACAAATGCTCCCTCTCCGACTCCCGCAGAGGTGCGGTCGGGAAGGAGGAGTGGGCGGCTGAGCTGCAGCCGGTACCAGCCGGTCTGGACATGGGCTTCGTTGCAGGAGGTGAAAGGTGCGGACTTGGGGTCGAGGACTGGGAGGTGATGCTCTCGGAGACTTCGGCGGCCTCCCATGGCCGGGAGCAGACCTTTCTCCGGTGGATCATGGGCGATGTCGAAGACCCCTCTGCGGCCGGGCTTAAGCAGCAACAGCTGCAACTGCTCCTCTCTCAGGGGCCAGTGGATTTCCCTGGCAACAATGGCAACTTGGGGTTTGGGATTCTCGACCCGGGTATTGGGCTTGAACCCATTGGAAGGATCCTGGATGATCCCTCCGTCTCGGCGTCCACCGGTAGTTCTTCCCCTTTAGCTTCTAATGTTACTACTGGTGGCGGCTTTTCGCTCGGCAGCAGTGACAGTTGGGTGTCTCAGCCCTTGGCGAGCACCGGCGTCAAAGGGGCCATCTCCGGTGACCAAGCCGGTAGTCAGCTCTTCTCTCCTCAGCCTCCGCCAGGCAGCACCTTCTCGCCGATTCTCTCTCTACCGCCAGGTATGTGCTTCCCGAACGCCATGGAGGACAAGCCGCAGTTCTTTGGTCCAGAGCTTCTCGTGAACCAGCCATTAGCCAACTCGAGCCCTCCTTTCTTGCTCAATGTGGGGCAGCTGGAGCACCAGCAGCTGTCGCACCTCCTCGCCACCCAACCGAAGCGCCATCGTCCGGTGGTCGACCATGTTCCGCCAAAACTTCCCTTTCTGGAATCTGGCGGGAGCTGGGACCTCTTCCTCCGGCAACAGCAGTCATacccgcagcagcagcagagtcCGAGCTTTCTTCAGCAAAGGTCGGTGAGTCCGAAGGTGGCGGCTCTTGGGGATGATGCTACGGCAGCTATGGCCACACCGCCGCCGCAGCAACAGCAGCTACAAAAGTCGGTTGTTGACCTGCTTTTCGAGACTGCAAAGATGGTCGAGGCCTGCAATTTCGTTGGCGCGCACGGGATATTGGCGCGGCTCAATCACCAGCTCCCTTCGCCCCTGGGGAAGCCCCTTATCCGCTCTGCTTTTTACTTCAAGGAGGCACTGCAGCTGATCCTCTCGAACAGGTCGAACCCTGTCCTCCCTTCCACTCTGACAGCCCAACATCAGCAGAGCCAGATCTCGACTGCTCCCCTGTCGACTAAATGGGACGTCGTGCACAAGCTCAGTGCTTACAAGGTTTTCTCTGAGGTCTCCCCCATCATCCAATTCTCCAATTTTACCTGCACTCAAGCCCTCCTAGAGGAGCTCGGTGGCTCTGACCGTATTCACATCATCGACTTCGACATTGGTTTTGGTGGCCAATGGTCCTCCTTCATGCAGGAGCTGGCCCTGCGGCGCTGCTCAGCGGCAGGTCCAGTGCGGTTGCTCAAAATTACAGCTTTTGTGCCTTATCGCTCCCAGAACAACCTTGATCTCTGCCTCGTCCGGGATAACCTCTCCCATTTTGCAAGCAACGTCAACATCCCCCTTGAGTTTAGTGTCCATAGCCTTGATTCGTTTGACCCCTTGAAGCTCCTTGGTGCCGGAGGTGAAGCCATCGCTGTAAACCTCCCTGTAGGTTCTGTGAACCTTTCATTCACAGCTCTCCTCCGTGTTGTAAGGCAGCTGTCCCCGAGGATCGTGGTCTCAGTTGACCAAGGTTGCAATCGGAGTGACCTACCATTCTTGCAGCACTTCATCCATGCTTTTCAGTCCTCCATGGCACTTATGGAGTCCATTGATGCGTGTGGGATCAACCAAGATACGGCTAGCAAGATTGAGAGATTTCTGTTACAACCAAGAATTGAGAGTTCTGTTCTTGGGCGGCACCGTGCAGCTGACAAGATGCTTCCCTGGCGAATGCACTATACAACAACAGGATTTGTCCCCATGCAGTTCAGCGATTTTACAGAGACGCAGGCAGAATGCCTTCTCAAGAGGGTGCAGGTCAGAGGATTTCATGTGGAGAAGTGCCAGGCGTCGCTTTGTCTTTACTGGCAGCACAAGGAGCTCGTCTCTGTATCAGCTTGGAGGTGCTGA
- the LOC103985638 gene encoding uncharacterized protein LOC103985638 isoform X2, translated as MGEASKADEGRGGPMPEYERQRLSRIRENRSRLEALGISGLASSLLSPPPPPSKRQERREKAMKGAGRGRAVGDEDDDDYLPSDADQDDGGEGGGESSSLGEEEEEEQAEKKPSSVSRGKGKKRGSSKAAKVMKKGKTEPNDLTDSDTALKQAIALSLGEHMDPNEAVGGIPQNSGSSVADFGPYRKDKSSAHGPAGRRKSKIVNKSRVQLTEDEVDAYFFSFDVGKGYITQQDLQKMAIAHDFSWTKSEIFNMIHCFDSDGDGKLSLKDFRAIVCRCKMIKDAAKH; from the exons ATGGGAGAAGCATCGAAGGCGGACGAAGGCCGTGGCGGACCGATGCCCGAGTACGAGCGGCAAAGGCTCTCCAGGATACGAGAAAACCGATCGAGGCTCGAAGCCCTCGGCATCTCGGGACTCGCTTCCTCCCTCCtcagccctcctcctcctccctcgaaGCGCCAGGAAAGGAGGGAGAAGGCGATGAAAGGAGCAGGCCGGGGAAGAGCCGTCGGCGACGAGGATGACGACGATTACTTACCCTCTGATGCTGATCAAGATGATGGGGGAGAAGGCGGTGGGGAGAGTTCTTCCTTgggcgaagaggaggaggaggaacaagCGGAAAAGAAGCCTTCTTCTGTCTCGCGGGGAAAG GGAAAGAAAAGGGGTTCTTCAAAAGCAGCAAAAGTTATGAAAAAAGGTAAAACAGAACCTAACGATTTGACTGACAGTGATACAGCCTTAAAGCAG GCAATTGCTCTTTCATTGGGAGAACACATGGATCCAAATGAAGCTGTTGGTGGGATTCCTCAAAATTCTGGCAGTAGTGTAGCTGATTTTGGTCCTTATAGGAAAGATAAATCCAGTGCACATGGACCTGCCGGGAGAAGGAAGAGCAAGATTGTG AACAAGAGCAGAGTGCAACTAACTGAAGATGAAGTGGATGCTTACTTCTTTTCATTTGATG TTGGTAAAGGCTACATCACGCAACAAGATCTACAGAAAATGGCCATTGCTCATGATTTTAGTTGGACAAAGAGTGAGATTTTCAATATGATCCATTGCTTTGACAGTGATGGAGATGGAAAG CTAAGTCTGAAGGACTTCCGAGCCATTGTATGTCGATGCAAGATGATTAAAGATGCCGCAAAACATTGA